aaatccaatttaaagcagaaataaattccatttaaattaaTAAGATAATACaatttaaagcagaaataaattcaatttaaattaaaaaaaaataaatttaaagcagaaataaaccaaatataaagcagaaataaattccatttaaattaaTAAGATAATCCaatttaaagcagaaataaattccatttaaattaaTAAGATAATCCaatttaaagcagaaataaattccatttaaattaaaaaaacccaaatttaaAGCAGAAAGAAGCCCAATataacacagaaataaattccatttaatttttttaaaagccccAATTTAAGGAATAAAAACCCCCATGTAGAGCAGAAGGAAATTCAGTTTATTCCAATAAAAATCCGATGTAGAGCGGGAGTTCCCGCTGGGAGCGGCACGGAGCGATCCCGCCGCCTCACCTTGGAGTTGAACTTGGACTCGCGCTCCCGGAAAACCGGGAAGGGCGGAATTCCCGGGAAACTGGAACTGCCGCGGGAAAcgggaaaacggggaaaaacggggaaaaacggaataaaaaggggagaaactggggaaaaaacgggaaaaaatggaacaaaaaggggagaaaatggaattaaaagggggaaaaatggaataaaaaggggagaaaatggaattaaaagggggaaaaatggaataaaaagggggaaatggaataaaaagaggagaaaatggaataaaaaggggagaaaatggaattaaaaggggagaaaatggaattaaaagggggaaatggggaaaaacggggaaaatggaataaaaagggggaaatggaaTAAAAAGGGGAACAAAGGAAGAGAATTgaataaaaaagggaataaaaaagggagaaagggaattaaaattgaaaaaataatagaagggaataaaaagggaataaaaagggaaaaaagggaaaaaagggaataaaaagatgaaagaaaggGACTAAAAaggggggaaggagggaaaaaaaaggaataaaaaggggggaaggggaaaaaggagggaaaaggaaattaaaaggaaataaaaaggggggcaaggaggaaaatggggaaaaatagggtgaaaaggggaaaaagggaataaaaatgggaataaaaggggaataaaaaatggaataaaagagaggaaaaaggggggaaaagggaataaaaagtcATTTTTCGCCGAGAGAAGCGGTGCCGgtgggaggagaggaagaggagggagaggaaggagaggatttTCGGGATTttcgggattttgggaattctggagaAGCTCCAGGCGAGGCTCCGATCCCGAATTTCAGAtttaggaggggaaaaaatcgggggaaaagagaattaaaggtgcagggctggaaaagaggaGTTTGCTAAaggaatgcttttatttttatttctttcttcccatttctaaaggaatatttctatttctatttctatttctatttctatttctatttctagttccatttccatttccatttccatttccatttctatttctattatttctatttctattatttctattatttctatttctatttctattatttctatttctattatttctatttctatttctatttctatttctatttctatttctatttctttacgTTTCGTCTGAGTTTATCTGGGTAAAACCCTGGCATTTCtggaataaatatatttatttctggaATAAATATGtctgtaaatatataaatatttacatacatatatactttttagaaaatacatttctatttttaattgaatGGATCTGCCACCTTTAGAGGCAGAAAAATGCGGGAAAATCCAAggaaaaccccccaaaatcccccaaatttagGGATCAACCCCTCCCTGAACCGGGCTGggaattttaaactaaaaaaacgggaaaaagccaaaaaaaaaaaaaaaaaagggatttgggatttggggggaccTGGGGCGAAGCGGCTGCGGAATCCGGGAGggggaaaataaggaaaaagcagaaattgggggaaattgggtTTTTAGTGGGATTTGAGCGGGGGTTTTGGGATGCagcaggaaaaatgggatttattcTCCTTTTCCCGGGAATGTCGGAGGCCAAAGCGAGGCCGGGAGTGAATTCGGCTTTTTTAATCCCGGAAAATTCCAAATCAGCccgggaaaatggggggaaaaggagaatttgggattttttccctcccaaCATTCGGCACAAAGGCTGCGAAAGCTCCGCGGAAATTCCCGAAATTGGGAATTCGGGGGAAAAGCCGGAGCGGGAATTGAACCCGGCTTGgttcccctccctccttcccaaaaaagtgaaaattttggAAAATCCTTTTTTTGTTCCCATTCGGGGGGAATTGGCCGGCGCTGGAGCCGATTTTCCTTCCCGAAAAAATTCCAATTGCGGCGATTTTCCTGGCATGGGAGGCGGGAAGAGgcagaaattcccattttcccctcgggaaaatccgggaattttggggttttccccttttatttcgAGGCAAAAATcaaagaggggaaaagggaaaagggatcCAGGGAATTTCCCGGGAATTGTTCCATGGACAgggaaaattccctttttccctttgttcTCCCGCCGCCGTTTTTCatcatttttccccaaaacccttttcccaggaaattccttttcccgggaattccggcTGGAAACGGCCGCAGCTCCGGGGCTTCGCCCTCGGCCGCGATTTTGGGgcaaattctcatttttttgGCCGCTTTTCCCGGGATTCCTCCCGGCCAAATCCGCTTTTCCCAACGGGAATTGATGGAAAGCCTCAAATCCCGCCCGCGGCCGCCTCCACCTGCGGAAattggctgaattttggggttttttacaggaaaaactGGGAATTAACACCTGAaataaatggggggaaatgggaaaattccTGAAATCCCGACGGGTGAAGCGCCGGAGAGAAAAAATCGGGAGAAGCGGGAACAGAGCCGGGAACCAcgaggaaaaatgggaatttcccCCCGTGGATCGGGAgataaatctgatttttctcccttgttttcctggctgggataAGAAACGaggaaaggaatttaaaaatgtgaattttcccCGGGATCTGCCttcagaaaaaagggaaaagggaaggaagccGGGAATGGGAGAGGAAAATTCCGATTTTTCCTGCTCGCTTGCAGCGGAAGGagaaaatccattaaaaatcaaaaacccTTTCCAGGAGGGATGAGCAAAAAAGGGAATTTGCCCGGAATTCCCCAATCCCCGACGCCGCGGCGGGGCTGGGGATTGATCCCAGACTTTGCCCAAAATCGGGAATTCTGAGCCCAGGTTCGGGATCCCCCCGGCCTCCACTCCGGGGTCTCCTTTTcccaatttcttctttttttgggATCCCTCCCAGCCCGCAGCTCCTTCCCGaaagccccaaaattcctgggAACGccgattttttttttgggaattctcgATTTTCCTCCCCGGAGGTTCCTTTGTTCGGCTCGCGAGGCTCCCCCGGGAATTCCCGGCTCCAAATGcgattttcctcctcctttacctccaaaaaatgggattttccctccttttccccttttcctctcctttccccattttcccttcatttttctccatttttccttcgttttcttctctttttccccctcattttctccctttcccctccttttttttccccttttcccttcattttgtcctttttttccctcttttctcccttccccGAACCCCGAACCCCCGAAATTCCCAACCCCCAATTTTCCATGAAATTCCCGGGAATTCGGAGCGCCCAAACTGGGCTTTAATCCCAATTTTCGGGGCCGTTTTcggccgccgctgccggccCGGCCCTTCCCGCTCCATCCCAGATTTTTCCCATCAATCTCGGGGATTTTTAGGATCCCGGCCCGGACGTGCTGCCCCATGTTCAGCACTTCATaaactttcaaaaataaaagaaaataaagcaaaaaccggcgcggccccgcgggctCGGGGAGGGCCGCGTTTGGCTTCgatttgggaattttcctgCGGGCACGAAGGAGAATTCCGCCTTTTCCCGGCGCTTTTGGGGCATTTTCGGcagcttttgtttcatttcGGGACGGCTTTCGTCTCCTTTATCCGTTCCTGTTATTCCGAGCCTGCTTTTCccattcttttttattttcccaatttcatttttttccccatttaattctatttcttcctgtttaattcagttttccccatttcattccattttccccatttcattCAAATTCTTCCCCATCTCAttcattttcccctcattttattccacttttccccattttattcctttttttgtcccattttctccccttttattccctttttcaCCCGTTCCATGCCATTTtattcccgttttccccccttttcccctctttttccctttttccccccttttcccttcccttcccaacccttttttcccaaacccgggaattttccctttccccttgaACTCGGGATTCCCCGAATTCCCGATTTTCTCccggaatttgggggttttagggtttttttcccttttccagctttttctcCCCTTGGGATGAGCTGGAggtgggagcaggagaagggggtgaccccaaacccgCGGGATcggagggaatttgggggaaattcggggaattttgggaattcttggGTTCTTAGGGACAGGCACGGCGTGGGGGGGTCTGAAATAGGGGCACGCTGAGggaaaaatcctccaaaatcacatttttcctATTTCCCGCCGTCCCGCTTCAGCCCTGCAGCTGAACCCTCCGAAATTTTGGGGCCGAATGGGGAAAAAAtcgatttttttgttttgaaaaccCAATCTTTTTTAGGGAAAACGCAATTCCTCGGGAAAACGGTGGCGGGAGGCACTCGGGATGAACTTCTCCTGatattttttaatggattttcgGGAAGGGGGTGAGCACCTGGAgacggggaaaaaaaaaaacaacaaaaaaaaccaaaaaaccgctcaaaaaaaatttttttgttttaatttttcaacaagtaaaatattaaaaccagTTTGTAACAATTAAAAATGCTTGTAAGCAATTAAAACTGAAGGCGGGGGAGGATTTTTATCCCACCGGGAAAACCGGGAATGGGAGGGGGGGGTGGAAGGGGGGGGGCAGcggtgggggggggggagtgGGCGTGTCCGCGCGGGCGCGGGAGCCAATCAGATCGCGCGGTGCCGCGGGGGGCGTGTCCGGCGGGGGAGTAAAAGGGGCGTGGCCTGTGCGGATTTCTTAatggagcggcggcggcgggcgcgcggCGCATGCGCGCTCGGCGCGGCGATggcgggggggtcccggggcgcggcgcggagcTGCCCCCGCCGCCAGCACCGGAGCGGGAGGAGCGGCgagcccggcggcggcggggccagcagcagcagcggcagcgggaggaggaggaggcagaggaagggcggcgggaggcggcggcagcgcggcaTGACATGACGGCGCCGCTCGGGCTCCCCCCGCGCTGGCCCGACGCGCTCGGCTGCCGCTGCGAGGACGCCCCGCGGGAGAAGCCGCGCATGGAGAGCCTGGGCCACTGCCGGGAGAGCCTGGGCCACTGCCGGGAGAGCCTGGGCCACTGCCGGGAGAGCCTGGGCCACTGCCGGGAGATGCTGCCGCACGCCGGGCTGGCCGCCCcgggcggcgccgccgcggaCGGAGCCGCGTACGCGGAGCTGGCgagcgcggagccgccgcggcAGTGCCCGTCGGGCTCGCTGGGCTACGGCGGCTACCCCTTCGCGCCGGGCTACTACGGCTGCCGCCTGGCCGGCGTCAACGTGCAGCAGAAGCCCTGCGGCTACCACCCGCCCGACAAGTTCGCCGAGGCCGGCGGGCCGCTGGCGGCCGAGGAGCTGCCGGCGCGGGCCAAGGAGTTCTCGTTCTACCCGGGCTTCCCGGGCTCCTACCAGGCCGTGCCGGGCTACTTGGACGTGTCGGTGGTGCCGGCGCTGGGCGCGCACCCGGAGCCGCGGCACGAGGCTTTGCTTCCCATGGAAGGCTACCAGCCCTGGGCGCTGGCCAGCGGCTGGGACGGGCAGGTTTACTGCTCCAAggagcagccgcagcccgcgcACCTCTGGAAGTCGCCGTTCCCAGGTAGGGAGCGGcgccgggaacgggaacggccGCGGTGCCCGCCGTCCGCGCCGCTCCGGCCGCGGGGACggagcccggccgggccgcgGAGCCCAGGAACCCCGCGTGTCCAAAAATCCCGCGGAGCTCAGGAACCCCGCAGAGCCCAAAAACCCCGCGTGTCCAAAAATCCCGCGGAGCTCAGGAACCCCGCAGAGCCCAAAACCCCGCGTGTCCAAAAATCCCGCGGAGCTCAGGAACCCCGCGGAGCTCAGGAACCCCGCGGAGCCCAAAAACCCCGCGTGTCCAAAAATCCCGCGGAGCCCAAAAACCCCGCGTGTCCAAAAATCCCGCGGAGCTCAGGAACCCCGCGGAGCTCAGGAACCCCGCGGAGCCCAAAAACCCCGCGTGTCCAAAAATCCCGCGTGTCCAAAAATCCCGCGGAGCTCAGGAACCCCGCGGAGCTCAGGAACCCCGCGGAGCCCAAAAACCCCGCGGAGCCCAAAAATCCCGCGGAGCCCAGGAACCCCGCGGAGCCCAAAAACCCCGCGGAGCCCAAAAATCCCGCGGAGCCCAAGAACCCCGCAGAGCCCAAGAACCCCGCGTATCCAAAAACCCCGCGGAGCCCAAAAACCCCGCGGAGCCCAAAAACCCCGCAGAGCCCAGGAATCCCGCGTGTCCAATCGATCCCGTGTGTCCCGTCCATCCCATCTAGCCGGATGTATTCCATATATCCCGATGTGTATATCCCGTCTATCCCATCTATCTGGATAGATTCTGCATATCTATATGGGATATATTTATCCTATATATTCCATATATTCCATATATTCCATCTATCCCAAATATCCGGATGTATTCCATATATCCCAATGTGTATATCCCGTTTATCCCATATATCCAGATAGATTCCGCATATCTATATGAGATATATTTATCCTATATATCCCCTATATTCCATCTATCCCCTATATTCCATCGATCCCCTATATTCCATCTATCCCCTATATTCCATCAATCCCATATATTCCATCGATCCCCATATATCCGGATGTATTCCACATATCTCTATGGGATATATTTATCCCATATATTCCATCTATTCCATCTATTCCATA
This window of the Lonchura striata isolate bLonStr1 chromosome 27, bLonStr1.mat, whole genome shotgun sequence genome carries:
- the HOXC13 gene encoding homeobox protein Hox-C13; translated protein: MTAPLGLPPRWPDALGCRCEDAPREKPRMESLGHCRESLGHCRESLGHCRESLGHCREMLPHAGLAAPGGAAADGAAYAELASAEPPRQCPSGSLGYGGYPFAPGYYGCRLAGVNVQQKPCGYHPPDKFAEAGGPLAAEELPARAKEFSFYPGFPGSYQAVPGYLDVSVVPALGAHPEPRHEALLPMEGYQPWALASGWDGQVYCSKEQPQPAHLWKSPFPDVVPLQAEPSPFRRGRKKRVPYSKPQLKELEREFAASRFISKEKRRRISAATSLSERQVTIWFQNRRVKEKKGSARARPAPAT